AGTGGGAGGCCCTATAATGGGCTCTGCAAGGGTACAGACCcaagaactcagcacagggattgGGGGGAACCCTATATATTAGGCACTGCACAGGGGTACCGAACCGGGAATTCGGCACAGGGATAGTGGGGACCCCTCATAGTGGGCATCACTGTAGTAGGGACCTGGGAACTCGgctcagggatggtgggagcccctcataatgggcaccgcAGGGGTACAGACACAGGAACTCCGCACAGGGAAGGTGGGAGCCATTCATAATGGGCACTGCACaggggtacagacctgggaattCGGCACAGGGATAGTGGGAACACCTTATAATGGGCACcacaggggtacagacccaggaactcagcacaaggattggggggaacccttcataatgggcaccaCAGAGGTACATACCCAGGAACTCACAGATAGAGTCCTGTAGACTCCATTAAAACTTAATGAATTACTTCCaatattttacttcttttgtagatacaacaaataataatttttctgtactttatctttttatttccagGCACTCTGATTGGTCAGTGATGGGAATTTAAGCTGTGACCCCGTAGAATCTGGACCTTCTGCTTGGACTTTGTAGCCCAGAGGCCCCTGACGACTAAACGTTATTTCACTGCAGAAGAGACTGCGGCAGGGTCATCATGGAGACCCCTGATGTGCCAGTGGGCAACCTGATAGACCTGGATACAGAACCCCTGGTCATGCCAGCAGAGCCATCCCTGCCACAGGATGCAGATGAGATCCTGTCCCTGGAAGTGAACCCCCCTGAAAACGGTGACCGGGAGGAAGACATCGAGAGTGATGCCACAGAGTCTGCCGACAGCGAGAACGACATGGTGACACCGACCCGCCATAGCTGGAACCACGCCCAGAGGTCCTCCTCGGAGTCCTTCTCATCCAATCAGAGCACAGAGTCTGCCCAGGATGAGCAGATGGCGGAACAGAAGGAGTTCATCAGGAAATACGTGGACAAAATCTTTACTGGCGGGTGAgtgaagctgcaaaaaaaaaaaggaaataacaatTTGTAAATACTTTGTAACAGCAGCAATTCTGCAACCTCCCTCTCATGCTTCACAACTTGTGGGTGGGGCTTCGATGAGCTCAGAGAGAGGACAGCGCTGAGACTACAGATCGCCTTGGTTGCAATGTAACAAATTAGTAGATTTCATCAGCTCatctgcttctccttcattgtccaatcacagactgggggagggacaagaattgtgttactgaactgcagcagagaaatataATTTGTcctgctgtgtaaatctcaggactggatagacaGCTCCTTTATTCTGTGTCTTCAGCTGATTATATCCCAGGCAGTAAATAATGTCCGGCGTGCTGGAGACCCTCAGATGCTGCAATGTAACATTGCTGTGATTGTTATGTTAGGGAGTAGAAGCCGCCCCAGGCGTTATGCAGGTAGTTGGTGCAGATTATATCCCGTTATTTCCAGAGCTGGGTGATGTCAGGGTGCCGGCTCTGTGCGCTGGCTGTCAGATTGCATTAGGTGAGACATTCCTCCTGTGTTATCCAGTCGCTGCCGAAAATTAGCTTAGCCAATACAATCCCTGCTGCAGCGAATCCCCCTGGGGAGCGAAGGTCTCCTGATGCATTGTGGGAGAAGAATCTCTGGGAAAAATGCCCATCAATAAAGAAGAACTAATCAGGGATTGTGAGGGTGGGGGGTCCATGAAATTTCAGAGaaaatctagatttttttatgaaataggaAGGGAGTTGGTAGGAAGGAGAAATGGGGGGTTAATGGTTTTTACCCTCTGCCACCTGTAGGAATGCCATGTGGCAGGATTGTAGGGGCAGGCAGTCCATACTACAAAGCCGGATTCAGGCTCTGTAATAGAAGTGATTGGGGCAGCTTTAAAGCCGCCTGATCATGTTTATGTTCTGGTAATGCTACGTGAATGGGCACTCAGCACAGGGTTTGAGAACCTGTCACTTGCAAGATGCTACCACATGGGGGAGCTAGTCAGCCCTCCCACACCCATGTGCAGGAAGAATGCCAACGCTCACAAAATTACTGTGCCACATATATTGGGTATCGCCACACATGCCGGGGATGAGAGCAATCATTTTGGGGTGTTCGCTTTTAACTGATGCCCCGAAAGTCTTTTGAAATGCCACCTGTGGAATATTTGGGGTACTTCAGTCTTCTGCCATTTTATGTGCCCACAATGGGTACTTTCCCGGGTCCCAGTACCACCCAAGCTTAATGCAGCATCACTAACACTGCAATGTGAGAGGGTGGCTGCATACCTCAGAACTAATAGGACCAATGGGCCTCTGAAGAACTGTAAAAGGTCTGCTTAATCTGGATGATAGAATGTTCATGTGAATGTTTGATGCCAGCCTGCGTTGATGGATCAATGCCCACCGGGCAGCATGGCAGTGAATTTGTCAGCAGATGTCTCCCGCATGTTGGCTGCCTGGTTGGCAGGGCAGCTTTCTGCTGCAAGCAACTTCAGGGATGTGCAATATTCATGAATCTCCATGGCTGTGCCAGGAACCGCGCCCAGATCTACATCTCCGGGGTCCAGGACTTTCCATTAATAATGGAGAGCCATTGGCATGTAACGTAGCTACTTTATCTCAGCCAATTCCGCCAAACAAGACGGAGATCCCTGTATAATGTCTGGAGTGAAGCTGCTGCTGACCAGAGTAACTAGCTGGTGATCACTGGCAGTAGGCAGTGATCACCCAACAAATCTTTGCCAATTTCTACCAAAATGTAGAAATCAGGACAAATGAAGTTCTGCAATCACTCAGCCTGCCTGGCCGAGCAGCTGTGATAAAACCTCCAGCATGTAAGGAAAGCATTGGTGTCAATCAGTCAGGTCTGAcccatagacttgcattgtgTGAAAGTACAGCCATGGTGCACTCTGTATAATGAGCAAATATAATATTGGATCCTATGTACTTTTTATCAGTGAAAGTCACTGACAACTCTGTAGTAACCTCCGGATAGTCACAGCTGTGATTGCTCTGTAGCCCCCTATATTCTGACCCCTCACCACGCTCCTCCTTGAAATAAGGACGCAGATGACAGAGAATGACCCTGGTTCTGCAAAAAATATGCCGACTTGTGTGTTTTTAACTTGGCGTCCATTCATGCGCAGCTAACAACTTCCAACCAAGCAGAATGGCGCTCCGAGGAAGAGGGAGATCAGGACGCCAGGATGAGCATCCGCCATATTGCCGCGGCTCAGGCCAAGGCTGGAAGGGGGGGNNNNNNNNNNNNNNNNNNNNNNNNNNNNNNNNNNNNNNNNNNNNNNNNNNNNNNNNNNNNNNNNNNNNNNNNNNNNNNNNNNNNNNNNNNNNNNNNNNNNNNNNNNNNNNNNNNNNNNNNNNNNNNNNNNNNNNcctggagaggatagacttctatcagtgaagctgggtgattcagcaaacctggaatggatttcattgctatttgctagaaaatcctggaccagatccattccaggtttgctggattacccaggttcactaataaaaaggtatcctctccagccttggataactttattaaatcaggtccattgtatctGCCAGACATGAAATTGTCACATTGTAATATCTGAGTATCAATCAATATCGGGCATCCCACCAGACTGCTGAGAAAGGATACACGCTTGGTTTGGTCAGATTGGGTAGCGCAGTCTGTATTCTCTATGAACACATCATAGGCTGGAGACGTGGCTGTGTCACGCACATTACTTGctccactgttgtcaccttcagGAATTTCACCCCACGGAAatcagaatggatttcttatttgCACATTCTTCTGCAGGGCAGCCATTGGATTGCCATGATATTCATGAATTAGGAAGATTGAAAGGAGGCAGAGCCACTGTGGGTGATGGCATTAAGTGACTGTATCCTACAGAAATTGTTACCAACCTATGAGATTTCAGTTttctaaaatcctaaaaaaacagggaaatgcTGATTGGTTCTCATATTGAGGGGACATAAAGTATATAAATGGACATTTCCATATGGTGTGGCCCCATGCATATTGTACTGGTTGCCTTGGATAATCTGTTCATGATTCTTCTATATTTTGGAAAAACACAAATCACCTGACTGCATCTGCCATTCATGAACATTGCAGCTCACAGCGTCCTCACTCCCACTTTTATTTCTCATTCCAGGGAGGACGTGGACCAGGAGGAGAAGGCGCGGTTTGGTGAGCTGTGCAGCTCTGAGAATGGCAAAGGAAGAGAATGGTTCGCCCGCTTTGTCAGCGCTCAGGTAAAGGATATTTATATGACACATCACTGTCCTCTATGTGCTGCATTCATTTCTCTCCAGAAGGTTGGCCGTCTTCAGGCCTCATCCGGTGTCACCATCCTGGCgcaattgtgtaattttttttttaaaagcttcctCGATCAGTTTAGGTTGGGATTATAATGAGTGAGTCTGAAAATGAAGCACTGCAAAGTGATATTCCAGATCCagatacaaatttattttaatgacagagCCCACGCATTTCAGGGGCTTCATCGGGGCTTGTAAAAGCAATGCAATAAATCTGTGTACTGTTTGGACAGCACAGCAGGATAACAACCACAATGCTGCCCAAACACTGCACATTCATGGATTGCTTGTGTCACTTATGAAgctggcgaaacgcgttgactGTGTAAAGCATTGAAATAAATAGGTCTGACTTTCCCAGTGTGGACACTTCAGATTCATCAGGATTTCCCCTATATGATTAGTGATCTGGGCATTGAGCTGTTGGCTGTCAGTTTCTGCCCTTAATTGTAACTGACTTCTGAATCCTCCTCCTTTGCAGCGCTGCAATTCTAAGTGCGTGTCGGAGCAGACCTTCTACCGGCTGGTCCAGTCCTTTGCAGTGGTCCTGTTTGAGTAAGTGCAAAAATTGTGGGGTCTTGTGATGGGGATGATGACAATGGACCCCGACTGACTCCCCATTTTCTTCCTCTAGATGTTACCAGATGGATGATTTTGGACCCGCCAAGAACCTGATGACGATGTGCTTCACCTATTACTATATCGGTGAGGATCTGTTTTCATTAGGATTCATTATTCTGAAATAATGGTGACACCCTATGAGCCTATTGCTTCTTGTGATCCCCATTATGTAGAGTTTTAAAACTTTACCATATTTCTGCTAATCTCTTTGGGGGCCATTGATGCCATGCTCCTCTATCAACCCTTGCAGTACATTCCCCTGGATAATTGCCTCATTGCCCCTACAGGGAAGCCTCATGTGTCCCCTACGGAGTCACGGGAAAAGCCAGTCAGTACCGGCAGCATCGATGCCTATCTGAAGTCCGCCAACAGCTGGCTGGCAGAGAAGAAGGACAACGTGGAGCGACTGCTGAGGACCACATCCGTCACCACCGAGAACATGAAgggcttttttttgggggggctggAGAGCAAACTTAAGGGACCGCTCGCCAAGAAAAATGGGTAAGTTATATATAATCAGGCAGGATATGAAATGTGCAATAACCCAAAACAACCAATCAGCTTCGAAGGTTTGCTtctaacaaaaaaagtacatttaaaacattgttgCAGCTTTTGACCAATGAGATCTTTGCACCCCTTTCACTAGAGTTGTACCTCCAAACTGGGAGGCCATTTGCTCTGTGCCTTGTGCACACTGCATTCTAAATAGTTGCCTTGTTTCCCTATAAAACCTTGTTATCACTTTTTTTCATCCCCTTCCCCATCAcagtgctgctgatttcctgCATGCTCTCCCTGTAGTGTCAGCTGGACACCATTGGTGTTGACCGGCTTCCTAATAATGACAATAGTGCTCCATGTCTGGGCACCTGTTGTAGTCTCCGCAAAGGAAATGTGACACAGTAACCACATAGCAGAAGTGTACAATTTGGAGACAGGAAAAAGCAGTGTCATCAGTTAAGAGGAGGAACCTGAAAATCAACCTTTATGACATTGTTATATGAGATGATAGTGATGGGATTTTTCACtaactaaaatataaagcatGTAGTGCTTTGTATTTTAAACACAGACTTCTGTCTGTGATCGGGGCACACACTACATTATCTGCTGGTATTTTGTTCATGCTTTGGTGCAAGTTCTCATTTTTAcaaagacaggttcactttagagagtgataaccttttgtttttttatcttccagCCAATCTGAAGACGCTCCAGGAGAAAAGCCATCCGATGACAGTGAGTGGGCCACTTTCTTATGTTATGCTATGTATAGGCATGAATGAAGTGCCCATTGCTGTCCCTCGGGTCTTTATTTAAGATGTATATCGAGAGGACCAATATCAGTAtgaaataatatactgtattccTCTTATTAGGTATTCAGATGGTGATTTCAGCATCAGAGCTACATTATCTCAATACACCTCCAGTTTTCTGGGACCTCTTACATCATGACAATGGCCTGTGGATGCCAAAGTCTTGTCACTTCCCACTAATACAAACCCATTACATCTCTTTatactaaatgttttattattacaattacaatatattatttatgctgtttaaatgttttcttcaatatattttatatatacagacatGAGGGACTGTGATGGGCATGTGTCTCACACCCAGTTATGCTGACCTGTACATAGAATGAGCCAATCTATAGCCATATTAAGCTTCATAAAGTTGTCTTTGTGCATTTCACTGTCTTGTCTTGGACATTCTACGTCCTTTCCTGATATTCTTTGTGTTCAGTTCCCCTGCAGAGTCCTGATGATAAGAAAGGAGAGAAGATTTACCTGTACTCCCATCTCAAGCAGCAGCCAATCTGGTAAGAGGAGACTAAGAGTGATGTCAGTGATGAGGGTAGATCAGTAAGGACAGATTATTTGATACATTTGGGATGTTTATATCCGACACACCAGATATTAAGCATATGATGCCTTAACCCTTCCTTCTTGTAATGAGAGAGCACAAAATTTACCCATAAAAATGCTATGTCAAACTGGTTGACAGCTAGTCACCTTAGTGATCTAAGGCTCtactagttttctttttcagacttAGAATATTATCTACAGGTACTTAAGTACCAGTTGGTCCTGCCAGAAAACCAAGAGAACTTCCTGTGCATTGAACTGAAATGTCTAACAATGTTAGAAGCCTATATAGCTAGATTTGGTAAACTATAAATCTGCATCTGTCACATCTTAGAGCtgatctgcaatatattatataaatatcataaTGACAACAGGAACAATTATTATGACTATTGACCCCTTGACCCCACCTAACACAGTggaggtgtttttttaatgttaaagggGTCCTGTGTGTGTATTGACCTGTGCTGTTTGCCCCCCTGTGATAGGCACACGCTGAGGTTCTGGAACGCAGCCTTCTTTGATGCTGTGCATTGCGAGAGACGAAAGAGATCGCCCACGACCAGGTGAGAAAGAATTACCTCTGTGAATTCCTCAGGGGAAACACCTACTACATGGGTCTAAACAGCGGCCAATGGGGAGGCAGCCTGGGTGCTATTAGTGCTGCCATACTACTGAATAACAATATGGAGCAAATATGGATATTGATCAATATACAAAGCTGTCATACTCCTGGGTCTTCATACTGTAACACCATCTTAGCACTGCAAATGTAAAAGTTAACAAGCTGAGTTCTATAAGCTACTGAATACAATGCAGGTAATCAACATTTATTCAGCACGAGGAGTCATATTAGACCCAACTCTCTGACAATAATGTGTATGGAACAACGCTCAGTGACTCCTTCTGGCCCTTTATCTGTGACCAGTGTTAATCTTTCCTGGAGATACATTATAGAATGGTTGGAGGGCttattcatgaaaaaataatatatccaaaGCTGAATGTTCACCAGCCAATCCTGTGCAAGTTTTAATACCTGCTGGGCTAAAGAAAACTGCTGATTGGTTACTACATCATTAGATAAATTAGTAAATTATCCTTTCAAAAAGATTGTGAAAAAGTCAGCATagggaatgatttactaaagttggTGACTGAACGGTAAAAGGAGAAACAACATCCTGATGAGCTCAACTCTCCTTGTAAATTTTTATCTCTGCTTAATTCTGCAGACCCCCCATCTCTCACCTCCTAGTGAGGTCCCCAATCTGCGTCATGATAAAAATCGTTATGATAAAATCGTTACCCACTTTCCCTAGTGGGTATTTTGTGCATTGCGGTCTGCGGCAGTGTTGCCCAAGGAGCCTTTTTATATCCTTCTGTTTCAGCTCATTACCTGACGACCTTtttctggtattaaaaaaaaaagcaaaacgaTAATAAGACTTTAGTCACCACCATGAAATTATCTTTATAAACATGTTGACATACTTTCTCTAATTGGCCTTTTCGCCGCTCTTTGGAGATGGCGTCTGCTCCGGTTCTATTTGGCGGGAGCTTTACTACCTGTGCTGTCAGCTGTGGCGGTTAATTACCCAGAGAAAGCNNNNNNNNNNNNNNNNNNNNNNNNNNNNNNNNNNNNNNNNNNNNNNNNNNNNNNNNNNNNNNNNNNNNNNNNNNNNNNNNNNNNNNNNNNNNNNNNNNNNNNNNNNNNNNNNNNNNNNNNNNNNNNNNNNNNNNNNNNNNNNNNNNNNNNNNNNNNNNNNNNNNNNNNNNNNNNNNNNNNNNNNNNNNNNNNNNNNNNNNNNNNNNNNNNNNNNNNNNNNNNNNNNNNNNNNNNNNNNNNNNNNNNNNNNNNNNNNNNNNNNNNNNNNNNNNNNNNNNNNNNNNNNNNNNNNNNNNNNNNNNNNNNNNNNNNNNNNNNNNNNNNNNNNNNNNNNNNNNNNNNNNNNNNNNNNNNNNNNNNNNNNNNNNNNNNNNNNNNNNNNNNNNNNNNNNNNNNNNNNNNNNNNNNNNNNNNNNNNNNNNNNNNNNNNNNNNNNNNNNNNNNNNNNNNNNNNNNNNNNNNNNNNNNNNNNNNNNNNNNNNNNNNNNNNNNNNNNNNNNNNNNNNNNNNNNNNNNNNNNNNNNNNNNNNNNNNNNNNNNNNNNNNNNNNNNNNNNNNNNNNNNNNNNNNNNNNNNNNNNNNNNNNNNNNNNNNNNNNNNNNNNNNNNNNNNNNNNNNNNNNNNNNNNNNNNNNNNNNNNNNNNNNNNNNNNNNNNNNNNNNNNNNNNNNNNNNNNNNNNNNNNNNNNNNNNNNNNNNNNNNNNNNNNNNNNNNNNNNNNNNNNNNNNNNNNNNNNNNNNNNNNNNNNNNNNNNNNNNNNNNNNNNNNNNNNNNNNNNNNNNNNNNNNNNNNNNNNNNNNNNNNNNNNNNNNNNNNNNNNNNNNNNNNNNNNNNNNNNNNNNNNNNNNNNNNNNNNNNNNNNNNNNNNNNNNNNNNNNNNNNNNNNNNNNNNNNNNNNNNNNNNNNNNNNNNNNNNNNNNNNNNNNNNNNNNNNNNNNNNNNNNNNNNNNNNNNNNNNNNNNNNNNNNNNNNNNNNNNNNNNNNNNNNNNNNNNNNNNNNNNNNNNNNNNNNNNNNNNNNNNNNNNNNNNNNNNNNNNNNNNNNNNNNNNNNNNNNNNNNNNNNNNNNNNNNNNNNNNNNNNNNNNNNNNNNNNNNNNNNNNNNNNNNNNNNNNNNNNNNNNNNNNNNNNNNNNNNNNNNNNNNNNNNNNNNNNNNNNNNNNNNNNNNNNNNNNNNNNNNNNNNNNNNNNNNNNNNNNNNNNNNNNNNNNNNNNNNNNNNNNNNNNNNNNNNNNNNNNNNNNNNNNNNNNNNNNNNNNNNNNNNNNNNNNNNNNNNNNNNNNNNNNNNNNNNNNNNNNNNNNNNNNNNNNNNNNNNNNNNNNNNNNNNNNNNNNNNNNNNNNNNNNNNNNNNNNNNNNNNNNNNNNNNNNNNNNNNNNNNNNNNNNNNNNNNNNNNNNNNNNNNNNNNNNNNNNNNNNNNNNNNNNNNNNNNNNNNNNNNNNNNNNNNNNNNNNNNNNNNNNNNNNNNNNNNNNNNNNNNNNNNNNNNNNNNNNNNNNNNNNNNNNNNNNNNNNNNNNNNNNNNNNNNNNNNNNNNNNNNNNNNNNNNNNNNNNNNNNNNNNNNNNNNNNNNNNNNNNNNNNNNNNNNNNNNNNNNNNNNNNNNNNNNNNNNNNNNNNNNNNNNNNNNNNNNNNNNNNNNNNNNNNNNNNNNNNNNNNNNNNNNNNNNNNNNNNNNNNNNNNNNNNNNNNNNNNNNNNNNNNNNNNNNNNNNNNNNNNNNNNNNNNNNNNNNNNNNNNNNNNNNNNNNNNNNNNNNNNNNNNNNNNNNNNNNNNNNNNNNNNNNNNNNNNNNNNNNNNNNNNNNNNNNNNNNNNNNNNNNNNNNNNNNNNNNNNNNNNNNNNNNNNNNNNNNNNNNNNNNNNNNNNNNNNNNNNNNNNNNNNNNNNNNNNNNNNNNNNNNNNNNNNNNNNNNNNNNNNNNNNNNNNNNNNNNNNNNNNNNNNNNNNNNNNNNNNNNNNNNNNNNNNNNNNNNNNNNNNNNNNNNNNNNNNNNNNNNNNNNNNNNNNNNNNNNNNNNNNNNNNNNNNNNNNNNNNNNNNNNNNNNNNNNNNNNNNNNNNNNNNNNNNNNNNNNNNNNNNNNNNNNNNNNNNNNNNNNNNNNNNNNNNNNNNNNNNNNNNNNNNNNNNNNNNNNNNNNNNNNNNNNNNNNNNNNNNNNNNNNNNNNNNNNNNNNNNNNNNNNNNNNNNNNNNNNNNNNNNNNNNNNNNNNNNNNNNNNNNNNNNNNNNNNNNNNNNNNNNNNNNNNNNNNNNNNNNNNNNNNNNNNNNNNNNNNNNNNNNNNNNNNNNNNNNNNNNNNNNNNNNNNNNNNNNNNNNNNNNNNNNNNNNNNNNNNNNNNNNNNNNNNNNNNNNNNNNNNNNNNNNNNNNNNNNNNNNNNNNNNNNNNNNNNNNNNNNNNNNNNNNNNNNNNNNNNNNNNNNNNNNNNNNNNNNNNNNNNNNNNNNNNNNNNNNNNNNNNNNNNNNNNNNNNNNNNNNNNNNNNNNNNNNNNNNNNNNNNNNNNNNNNNNNNNNNNNNNNNNNNNNNNNNNNNNNNNNNNNNNNNNNNNNNNNNNNNNNNNNNNNNNNNNNNNNNNNNNNNNNNNNNNNNNNNNNNNNNNNNNNNNNNNNNNNNNNNNNNNNNNNNNNNNNNNNNNNNNNNNNNNNNNNNNNNNNNNNNNNNNNNNNNNNNNNNNNNNNNNNNNNNNNNNNNNNNNNNNNNNNNNNNNNNNNNNNNNNNNNNNNNNNNNNNNNNNNNNNNNNNNNNNNNNNNNNNNNNNNNNNNNNNNNNNNNNNNNNNNNNNNNNNNNNNNNNNNNNNNNNNNNNNNNNNNNNNNNNNNNNNNNNNNNNNNNNNNNNNNNNNNNNNNNNNNNNNNNNNNNNNNNNNNNNNNNNNNNNNNNNNNNNNNNNNNNNNNNNNNNNATACAATGTATCTATATCCTTATATTGGCTCCTCCCATCTGATACAATGTATCTATATCATTATATTGACTCCTCCCAtctgatacaatgtaacatttcatCTCTCATTATCTATTTAGTCCGGGCATCTCCCATCATGCACCTGCACCGCCCTGATCACCTGCAGACTGAGCAATGAATATCATATTGTGCTGGGACTGACCGCGTGTTTCTTTTTGTATCCCGCTAGAGATAAGTGGTATCACATGACCCAGGAGGAGCGGGACGACAGCCTGCAATTTAATGAGAACATCACATTTGGACAGCTTGGGTACGTCTTCCAGAACCTTCCAGAATCTCCATTAATATGGCATGAACATTGGGGGGTGGACAGGACAGCAGCTGTCTGATTGCTGATAgtgcagtattttccccagaaatatttttaaggtgggtggtagcccctgtattgtgacccaactatccaaaaacagctgCGTGGTCGCTTAAAATTGCcaggtagtgcacccagctaCAAGGAGAACAGTGTAGTGGCCCCCAGCCAGGGGACACAGAGGATATAAGTTCTGACTCCCTCCCTGAGCCACGTCTACTTATCctacatcagtacctgaccccacaAATAGGGGCAATTTCCCAAAAACTTGCGTAGTCTCCCCAAAGGTATGAATAATGGTATAACTACAAAGGCAGAGGGAGGGGCGATTCTATTGTAGAGCCAATAGTGGCGCTGGGGCGGGGCACTTTATATTGATGTGGTTTTGTGATGAGACGTCCAATAGGTGCAATGGTCAGGTGCCCACAGAGTGAATTAAACCTTTTTGTAATACCCATGTACTTGTATGTCAAGGTTTGCTTTACTTGATTAATCATTTTAATAAGATTCTTATTTTCTGATTGCCTGCAGGACATTCACACACAACATGTTGGCGTTCGGACTCAGCAAGAAGCTGTGCAGCGACTTTTTAAAGAAGCAAGCGGTGATCGGGAACCTGGATGAAGGTGAGGAGGGCAATACCTGCAGCAGAGTTTATTGGTCACTGTGCCAATTCCAATATCACAATCCATGCCTGCATAGTAGTGACAACATGGGAGCACAGCTGAGAGACAGGGATcgggtgttgtcaccctgtaacaggaagtgcttgaacaaggcaggatcaccagggaatattttgaTGCACACTGCTGATCTCTGCAATGTATTTCTAGGAGATGTCAATCCAGATCATCTCATATAACCGGTGATGTGTCTGTCATTTCATGTCTTTGTTGCATCCTGTAATGCTCCAatgaatatttattcttttatcttACAGAGAAATATAAACAGCTCACGGACCACATCGAGCAAATGGCAGTGGAGTAGCGCAAGGGGAGGAGCCAACGCCAATAATCAGTATTGAAAAGAGGGAATTGCAAGGGAGCCGTCGATCTGCATGCTGTCCTTTTGCCGCCTTTTTTCCCGGAGACTGCGATCTGAGGACAATCGGGAGTGGGGGAGGAAATACAGGTTGGGAGGGGTGGCTGTGCAATTgaccctccacagctcctcctaGTGGTGGAGGGGTTCCTGGTCTCTCGGTGTCCCCCACCATCCTGGTACTTGTAGTTCCCCCATTGCTGGGCGGCCTGCGGTTGCTTGAGCATGCTGTAGAGTCTATATTTTCCGATATCGTCTTTTGTCTACCAGAGGTCAGAGTATTTATTAGAAGTCTCGTCTGTATATTTTGAGTTCTCCGAGGAGAGAgaaatacattctttatttttttatgagcagGGATGGAAGTTTAAAATGTTGCCCCGCCCCTTTCAGCGTGTCGCACACCTCGGGGGCGTGGCTATGATTTTAATATGATCTGGGAATGTTCTCCTGGATGGTTTCTTgtgacttttgtgtttttggtatagtaaatatatatctttagcTACAAGTGGGTGGATGTGAGAGCTGTGCACCACTGcacaatggaaatgtttttgtgaGAGCGGGAACTCGGCAAAGCTTTGCGGACGGTTTTTCAGGGCAGAggtacaaaatgtttaattttcagcATTTACAGCCCAATTTATTTTTGCACTCAAATCAGCTGAATTCATTCAAGCAGTATCAGATCAAAAGAtgtgcaaagttttatttttcagaaaaaaaaagcaaccacaaCCTCAGTAGAAAAGCCTGTCATCCAGCCAGCATGCTGCATGTATAAACGGTTATTGCAAATATTATATCTGATGCAAGACCCGCATTGGATGAGGTCTGTAGCTAATCACAATACATTATTGATAATTTAAAATGCCAATTAAATGATTGGTTTTTACCAGTTGAATACATTTCAGCTTCATCAAACAAGAAGTG
The genomic region above belongs to Pyxicephalus adspersus chromosome 9, UCB_Pads_2.0, whole genome shotgun sequence and contains:
- the KIAA0513 gene encoding uncharacterized protein KIAA0513 homolog, with translation METPDVPVGNLIDLDTEPLVMPAEPSLPQDADEILSLEVNPPENGDREEDIESDATESADSENDMVTPTRHSWNHAQRSSSESFSSNQSTESAQDEQMAEQKEFIRKYVDKIFTGGEDVDQEEKARFGELCSSENGKGREWFARFVSAQRCNSKCVSEQTFYRLVQSFAVVLFECYQMDDFGPAKNLMTMCFTYYYIGKPHVSPTESREKPVSTGSIDAYLKSANSWLAEKKDNVERLLRTTSVTTENMKGFFLGGLESKLKGPLAKKNGQSEDAPGEKPSDDIPLQSPDDKKGEKIYLYSHLKQQPIWHTLRFWNAAFFDAVHCERRKRSPTTRDKWYHMTQEERDDSLQFNENITFGQLGTFTHNMLAFGLSKKLCSDFLKKQAVIGNLDEEKYKQLTDHIEQMAVE